The following coding sequences lie in one Oncorhynchus gorbuscha isolate QuinsamMale2020 ecotype Even-year linkage group LG10, OgorEven_v1.0, whole genome shotgun sequence genomic window:
- the LOC124046045 gene encoding melanocyte protein PMEL-like encodes MKTGTVLAVLLLALFSSAAAKPKSRFTQYPSWNTKMYPVWKDEDPRYKDSWKGGKVKFIVGNDAPTLTAAKVTFTIELQFPHNQKVMPDGEVVWAEDFTVNGTRYHQSEPVYPAQNTEWNGVFPDGTPFRKGGDKPPPYVFVWKTWGQYWQVSDGPSSSLTIGTDNVPLGSYIVDIVIYHYRSHEKFIPLGYASTQFSITDQIPFAVSMSQVNDINEADLSFVQNRAIAFTISLHDPSEYLSDADITYNWDFGDSSGALISRELTVTHTYIVAGGFKPRVVVQAVIPDKACATPAGVIPTGSTVTIGPANLAGTTVRAPAAAVSAAPVTAATQGATVNVGPSVPAETDTQEDTTEVGASTAQHTKTPSPVNPDTSTVSAGSTTAASEVEPAGRAATAQAPVVIVVKREAGEKPKDDDCVIYRYGSFCAGIDIVEGIESLKIVQVDNALIKTDAFEVERNVVDLTVTCHGSLPTEVCMLVSDADCLMPVHTMCNTVSPSSECQLVLRHIFNDSGIFCINVSMTNDVSLAVTSAKVSVTMGSGLSSVGTVAMVIGVLIVALVTGSVAYTYKRFKAYRPLKEESVVGSSSQSAESSPGWSSGPLLFWNLLSRQAPVENSPLLDDRLV; translated from the exons AGCCCAAAAGTCGCTTCACTCAATATCCATCATGGAATACGAAAATGTATCCAGTGTGGAAAGATGAAGACCCTCGCTACAAAGACTCTTGGAAAG GTGGCAAGGTAAAGTTCATTGTGGGCAATGACGCACCGACCCTGACTGCAGCCAAGGTGACCTTTACCATCGAGCTGCAGTTCCCACACAACCAGAAGGTCATGCCCGACGGAGAGGTGGTGTGGGCCGAGGACTTCACCGTCAATG GAACACGCTACCATCAGTCTGAGCCAGTGTATCCTGCACAGAACACGGAGTGGAACGGAGTCTTCCCCGACGGCACACCTTTCAGGAAGGGTGGTGACAAACCCCCCCCGTATGTGTTTGTATGGAAGACATGGG GTCAGTACTGGCAGGTGTCTGAtggcccctcctcctccctcaccatcGGGACAGACAATGTCCCTCTGGGTTCCTACATAGTGGACATTGTCATCTACCACTACCGCAGCCACGAGAAGTTCATCCCTCTGGGATACGCCTCCACACAGTTCTCCATCACTG ATCAAATCCCCTTTGCCGTCTCGATGAGCCAAGTGAACGACATCAACGAGGCAGACCTGAGCTTCGTCCAGAACAGAGCGATAGCCTTCACCATCAGTCTCCACGATCCCAGCGAGTACCTGAGTGACGCTGACATCACATACAACTGGGACTTTGGTGACAGCAGCGGAGCTCTCATCTCCAGAGAGCTGACTGTCACCCATACCTACATAGTGGCTGGCGGCTTCAAGCCCCGGGTGGTTGTACAGGCCGTTATCCCTGATAAAGCATGTGCCACACCAGCTGGTGTTATCCCCACTGGTAGCACTGTCACTATTGGGCCTGCCAACCTGGCAGGCACGACAG TGAGAGCTCCTGCTGCGGCTGTGTCAGCTGCTCCAGTAACGGCGGCCACACAGGGAGCTACAGTAAATGTAGGCCCCTCAGTCCCCGCTGAGACTGATACACAGGAGGACACGACTGAGGTGGGAGCCTCCACCGCTCAGCACACAAAGACACCTTCTCCAGTCAACCCTGACACCTCAACTGTCTCCGCTGGTTCAACAACAGCTGCTTCTGAAGTAGAGCCAGCTG GGAGGGCCGCTACCGCCCAAGCTCCCGTGGTGATAGTTGTTAAGCGTGAAGCAGGTGAAAAACCCAAGgatgatgactgtgtgatctaTCGCTATGGGTCCTTCTGCGCTGGCATTGACATTGTTG AGGGCATTGAGAGTTTGAAGATAGTGCAAGTGGACAATGCTCTGATCAAGACTGATGCATTTGAGGTTGAACGAAATGTAGTGGATCTAACTGTCACCTGCCATGGGAG CCTTCCCACAGAGGTGTGTATGTTGGTGTCGGATGCAGACTGTCTGATGCCAGTCCACACCATGTGCAACACAGTGTCGCCCTCTTCTGAGTGCCAGCTGGTACTGCGCCACATTTTCAATGACTCTGGCATCTTCTGCATCAATGTGTCCATGACCAATGATGTCAGTCTGGCAGTCACCAGCGCCAAAGTTAGCGTGACCATGG GTTCCGGTCTGTCCTCAGTGGGTACTGTAGCCATGGTGATAGGGGTCCTGATCGTTGCTCTGGTCACTGGATCCGTGGCCTACACTTACAA ACGTTTCAAAGCCTACCGTCCTCTGAAGGAGGAGTCTGTGGTTggctcctcctcccagagcgctgaGAGTAGTCCTGGTTGGAGCTCTGGACCTCTGCTGTTTTGGAACCTTCTGAGTCGACAGGCTCCTGTAGAGAACAGCCCACTGCTCGATGACAGGCTTGTGTGA
- the LOC124046046 gene encoding tubulin alpha chain-like, whose protein sequence is MRECISVHVGQAGVQIGNACWELYCLEHGIQPDGQMPSDKTIGGGDDSFNTFFSETGAGKHVPRAVFVDLEPTVIDEVRTGTYRQLFHPEQLITGKEDAANNYARGHYTIGKEIIDLVLDRIRKLADQCTGLQGFLVFHSFGGGTGSGFTSLLMERLSVDYGKKSKLEFSIYPAPQVSTAVVEPYNSILTTHTTLEHSDCAFMVDNEAIYDICRRNLDIDRPTYTNLNRLISQIVSSITASLRFDGALNVDLTEFQTNLVPYPRIHFPLATYAPVISAEKAYHEQLSVSEITNACFEPANQMVKCDPRHGKYMACCLLFRGDVVPKDVNAAIATIKTKRSIQFVDWCPTGFKVGINYQPPTVVPGGDLAKVQRAVCMLSNTTAVAEAWARLDHKFDLMYAKRAFVHWYVGEGMEEGEFSEAREDMAALEKDYEEVGVDSIEGEGEEEGEEY, encoded by the exons ATG cgtgAGTGTATCTCTGTCCATGTGGGTCAGGCTGGAGTCCAGATTGGCAATGCCTGCTGGGAGCTCTACTGCCTGGAACATGGGATCCAGCCTGACGGACAGATGCCCAGTGACAAGACCATCGGAGGAGGAGATGACTCCTTCAACACCTTCTTTAGTGAGACTGGGGCTGGAAAGCATGTCCCCAGGGCTGTGTTTGTAGACCTGGAGCCCACAGTCATAG ATGAGGTGCGCACTGGGACCTACCGCCAGTTATTCCATCCTGAACAGCTCATCACTGGCAAAGAGGATGCTGCCAACAACTACGCCCGTGGACACTACACTATTGGCAAAGAGATCATTGACCTGGTGTTGGACAGGATCCGCAAACTG gCTGACCAGTGTACAGGCCTTCAGGGCTTCCTGGTTTTCCACAGTTTTGGAGGTGGCACCGGCTCTGGTTTCACCTCCCTGCTGATGGAGCGCCTGTCTGTTGACTACGGCAAGAAGTCCAAGCTGGAGTTCTCCATCTATCCAGCTCCCCAGGTGTCCACAGCTGTGGTGGAACCTTACAACTCCATCCTGACCACCCACACCACCCTAGAGCACTCTGACTGTGCTTTCATGGTggataatgaggctatatatgACATCTGCCGTAGGAACCTCGACATTGATCGTCCCACCTACACCAACCTCAACAGGCTCATTAGCCAGATTGTTTCCTCCATTACTGCTTCCCTTCGATTCGATGGTGCCCTTAATGTTGATTTGACAGAGTTCCAGACCAACTTGGTGCCCTATCCCCGAATTCATTTTCCTCTGGCCACCTATGCCCCAGTCATCTCTGCAGAGAAGGCTTACCATgagcagctctctgtctctgagatcACCAATGCCTGTTTTGAGCCGGCCAATCAGATGGTGAAATGTGACCCTCGCCACGGCAAGTATATGGCTTGTTGCCTTCTGTTCCGTGGTGATGTGGTGCCCAAAGATGTCAATGCTGCTATTGCCACCATCAAGACCAAACGTTCTATTCAGTTTGTTGACTGGTGTCCAACTGGTTTCAAGGTTGGCATCAACTATCAGCCTCCCACTGTAGTCCCTGGTGGAGACCTGGCCAAAGTACAGAGGGCTGTGTGCATGCTGAGCAACACCACTGCTGTGGCAGAGGCCTGGGCTCGTCTTGACCACAAGTTTGACCTAATGTACGCCAAACGTGCCTTTGTGCACTGGTATGTGGGTGAgggcatggaggagggagagttcTCTGAAGCCAGAGAGGACATGGCAGCCCTGGAGAAGGATTACGAGGAGGTAGGGGTTGACTCcattgagggggagggagaggaggagggagaggagtattGA